In Zingiber officinale cultivar Zhangliang chromosome 6A, Zo_v1.1, whole genome shotgun sequence, a single genomic region encodes these proteins:
- the LOC121997224 gene encoding SUPPRESSOR OF ABI3-5-like isoform X5 → MDPGRYGRQQGWDTNSALEGYGPAHEQDFRSGGSYGGGRRFLSDGFPRDSGYPRNSFHHDMLDRDIYPPPHVPGVWSHPRRNFDEEYALIRDSRRNVEPYHDVDNFGDPTSYREANSFHDVDKFRDRYRSMERYNDADSYHDYRYDKHGRFGDRDREEVCNDYEVRHHTSHRNREDSRDRDFDYDRYNYDSDHERSKGEGSWRRRGSHDRDHEKRGLSREKDQSPYKQRERSRSRGFDDRSRSRSPRSRSRRSHREDSYDDVRYDRNDRRWDYDHDEKRYNDSFVAPSATIIVKGLSQKTTEEDLYQILAEWGPLRHVRVIKERNSGVSRGFAFIDFPDMDAARKMMDGMGDNGLVIDGRKLFFEYSSKPTGGTGAPSSGQENMVKSSQGHGKNITAPCDWMCLICGCLNFARRTSCFQCNEARTNDAPPADVASTYPAPSGKRGSDLGPTHVLVVRGLDENADEEILRYEFAKHAPIKDLRLVRDKFTHVSRGFAFVHFHSVEDATKALEATNGTTLEKNGQLLRVAYAKSIHGPGSGVPQSSSLAAAAIEAATFAQQYDAVGWAPKEYKPDQKQSTSGYVQGNTEAQKGGSAPQSGFVWDEKSGYYYDAASGFYYDGNTGLYYDGNNGVWYSFDNQTQQYVPCNEQSNNKAAGDATDETSKIADGTTSKKVVISAPTTTVKSSVKASLPDAVQAAATAALAAEKKEKEKSREIKLASKTSLLANKKKMNNVLAMWKQRNHEGQAARVVLDDKEPSNLTSDKSNSTYFAPGASTTKNKIKIDSANLNSSTFASSSTSRGAVQVITSEALDTDSQIKPRPISSSGGTIMGVIRGSGKGIIKSDSTFPVSGTGGTSLTTATAYPTEAKSATTPFKTDASALGSYASSSSAGRGKRRFSEAPVQLTSRDQPQTTYRDRAAERRNLYGSSTSIGDDSLDMGYGDPRI, encoded by the exons ATGGATCCTGGGCGTTATGGTCGGCAACAAGGATGGGATACTAACAGC GCCTTAGAGGGGTATGGTCCTGCCCATGAGCAAGATTTCAG GTCTGGTGGATCCTATGGTGGTGGTAGGAGGTTCTTATCAGATGGATTCCCCAGGGATTCTGGTTATCCAAGGAACTCCTTCCATCATGACATGCTTGATAGGGATATTTATCCACCACCACATGTTCCTGGTGTCTGGTCTCATCCTAGAAGAAATTTTGATGAAGAATATGCACTCATCAGGGATTCAAGAAGGAATGTTGAGCCATATCATGATGTGGATAATTTTGGTGATCCAACAAGTTATCGTGAAGCCAATTCTTTTCATGATGTTGATAAGTTTCGTGATAGGTATCGTAGCATGGAAAGATACAATGATGCTGATAGTTATCACGATTATAGATATGATAAACATGGTAGGTTTGGGGATAGGGACCGAGAAGAAGTCTGCAATGACTATGAAGTGAGGCATCATACGTCTCATCGAAATAGGGAAGATTCTCGAGATAGAGATTTTGATTATGATCGGTATAACTATGATTCTGACCATGAAAGAAGCAAAGGGGAAGGTAGTTGGCGAAGACGTGGATCTCATGATCGTGATCATGAAAAGAGGGGTTTAAGCAGGGAAAAAGATCAAAGCCCATACAAACAGCGTGAGCGCTCCCGTTCCCGAGGCTTTGATGATCGGTCTAGATCAAGATCTCCTCGAAGTAGAAGTCGTAGAAGTCATAGAGAGGATAGCTATGATGATGTGCGGTATGATAGAAATGATAGGCGGTGGGATTATGATCATGATGAAAAACGATATAACGACTCTTTTGTG GCTCCATCTGCTACAATTATTGTGAAGGGTCTATCGCAAAAGACAACTGAAGAAGATTTATATCAAATTCTT GCTGAATGGGGACCACTTCGTCATGTACGCGTTATTAAAGAGAGAAATTCTGGAGTCTCTCGTGGTTTTGCTTTTATTGACTTCCCTGACATG GATGCTGCACGTAAGATGATGGATGGCATGGGAGATAATGGTCTAGTAATTGATGGAAGGAAGCTCTTCTTTGAGTATAG TAGTAAGCCAACTGGTGGGACTGGTGCACCTTCTTCAGGACAGGAAAACATGGTTAAATCAAGTCAGGGGCATGGGAAAAACATTACTGCACCATGTGATTGGATGTGCCTCATCTGCGGCTGTTTAAATTTTGCACGGAGAACATCCTGTTTCCAG tGCAATGAGGCACGTACCAATGATGCTCCTCCAGCTGATGTAGCAAGCACCTATCCAGCACCATCAGGGAAGAGGGGTTCAGATCTAG gtCCTACTCATGTTTTAGTTGTACGGGGGTTAGATGAAAATGCAGATGAAGAAATTCTTCGCTATGAATTTGCCAAACATGCTCCTATTAAG GATCTTCGCCTTGTCAGAGATAAATTCACCCATGTGTCTCGGGGatttgcttttgtgcattttcacTCG GTTGAAGATGCAACTAAAGCTCTTGAAGCGACAAATGGAACAACCCTGGAGAAGAACGGTCAACTCTTACGTGTAGCATATGCCAAAAGTATTCATGGACCTGGATCAGGAGTTCCACAATCAAGCAGTCTTGCAGCAGCTGCTATTGAGGCGGCGACATTTGCTCAACAG TATGATGCTGTTGGCTGGGCACCGAAGGAGTACAAACCAGATCAGAAACAATCTACATCTGGGTATGTGCAAGGTAATACAGAAGCTCAGAAAGGTGGTTCTGCACCACAATCTGGTTTTGTGTGGGATGAGAAATCTGGCTATTATTATGATGCTGCCTCTGGCTTCTATTATGATGGAAATACTG GTCTTTACTATGATGGGAACAATGGGGTTTGGTATTCTTTTGATAATCAAACTCAGCAGTATGTACCTTGTAACGAGCAGAGTAATAACAAGGCAGCTGGAGATGCGACTGATGAAACTTCAAAGATAGCAGACGGAACCACAAGCAAAAAAGTAGTGATATCTGCACCTACAACTACTGTGAAATCAAGTGTAAAAGCTTCATTGCCAGATGCAGTTCAGGCTGCTGCAACAGCAGCTTTAGCAgcagagaagaaagaaaaagaaaaatctagAGAGATAAAGTTGGCATCCAAAACTAGCCTTTTAGCAAATAAGAAGAAGATGAATAATGTTCTGGCAATGTGGAAGCAAAGAAACCATGAGGGGCAGGCTGCACGTGTAGTTCTTGATGATAAGGAGCCATCAAATTTGACCAGTGATAAATCAAACAGTACTTACTTTGCACCTGGAGCATCAACTACAAAAAACAAGATAAAAATTGATTCTGCAAATTTGAATAGCTCAACTTTTGCATCTTCATCTACTAGCCGTGGGGCTGTTCAGGTTATCACTTCTGAAGCACTGGACACTGATTCACAGATTAAGCCAAGACCCATCAGTAGTTCGGGGGGCACAATCATGGGTGTTATTAGAGGTTCAGGAAAAGGCATTATAAAGTCTGATTCAACTTTTCCTGTCTCTGGCACTGGAGGTACATCACTAACTACTGCAACGGCATACCCAACAGAAGCAAAATCTGCTACCACACCCTTCAAGACTGATGCATCAGCACTAGGTTCATATGCATCATCTTCATCTGCTGGACGTGGTAAACGCAGGTTTTCGGAGGCACCAGTGCAATTGACTTCCAGAGATCAACCTCAGACAACTTATAGAGATAGAgcagctgaaagaagaaatcttTATGGTTCGTCAACTTCGATAGGGGATGATTCGTTAGACATGGGATATGGGGATCCAA GAATTTAG
- the LOC121997224 gene encoding SUPPRESSOR OF ABI3-5-like isoform X2: protein MDPGRYGRQQGWDTNSALEGYGPAHEQDFRSGGSYGGGRRFLSDGFPRDSGYPRNSFHHDMLDRDIYPPPHVPGVWSHPRRNFDEEYALIRDSRRNVEPYHDVDNFGDPTSYREANSFHDVDKFRDRYRSMERYNDADSYHDYRYDKHGRFGDRDREEVCNDYEVRHHTSHRNREDSRDRDFDYDRYNYDSDHERSKGEGSWRRRGSHDRDHEKRGLSREKDQSPYKQRERSRSRGFDDRSRSRSPRSRSRRSHREDSYDDVRYDRNDRRWDYDHDEKRYNDSFVAPSATIIVKGLSQKTTEEDLYQILAEWGPLRHVRVIKERNSGVSRGFAFIDFPDMDAARKMMDGMGDNGLVIDGRKLFFEYSKPTGGTGAPSSGQENMVKSSQGHGKNITAPCDWMCLICGCLNFARRTSCFQCNEARTNDAPPADVASTYPAPSGKRGSDLGPTHVLVVRGLDENADEEILRYEFAKHAPIKDLRLVRDKFTHVSRGFAFVHFHSVEDATKALEATNGTTLEKNGQLLRVAYAKSIHGPGSGVPQSSSLAAAAIEAATFAQQYDAVGWAPKEYKPDQKQSTSGYVQGNTEAQKGGSAPQSGFVWDEKSGYYYDAASGFYYDGNTGLYYDGNNGVWYSFDNQTQQYVPCNEQSNNKAAGDATDETSKIADGTTSKKVVISAPTTTVKSSVKASLPDAVQAAATAALAAEKKEKEKSREIKLASKTSLLANKKKMNNVLAMWKQRNHEGQAARVVLDDKEPSNLTSDKSNSTYFAPGASTTKNKIKIDSANLNSSTFASSSTSRGAVQVITSEALDTDSQIKPRPISSSGGTIMGVIRGSGKGIIKSDSTFPVSGTGGTSLTTATAYPTEAKSATTPFKTDASALGSYASSSSAGRGKRRFSEAPVQLTSRDQPQTTYRDRAAERRNLYGSSTSIGDDSLDMGYGDPNCDNPFRKGSLSVTGAMPFPPGVGGLTAGDTSDIENYEVITSDRALDENNVGNRMLRNMGWQEGLVPHFLLPNFILYFIISRAMYCLALLCWKYKIYSPFKGQFHHTPQIAFHLSVKVNMKLWDLPTYAYR from the exons ATGGATCCTGGGCGTTATGGTCGGCAACAAGGATGGGATACTAACAGC GCCTTAGAGGGGTATGGTCCTGCCCATGAGCAAGATTTCAG GTCTGGTGGATCCTATGGTGGTGGTAGGAGGTTCTTATCAGATGGATTCCCCAGGGATTCTGGTTATCCAAGGAACTCCTTCCATCATGACATGCTTGATAGGGATATTTATCCACCACCACATGTTCCTGGTGTCTGGTCTCATCCTAGAAGAAATTTTGATGAAGAATATGCACTCATCAGGGATTCAAGAAGGAATGTTGAGCCATATCATGATGTGGATAATTTTGGTGATCCAACAAGTTATCGTGAAGCCAATTCTTTTCATGATGTTGATAAGTTTCGTGATAGGTATCGTAGCATGGAAAGATACAATGATGCTGATAGTTATCACGATTATAGATATGATAAACATGGTAGGTTTGGGGATAGGGACCGAGAAGAAGTCTGCAATGACTATGAAGTGAGGCATCATACGTCTCATCGAAATAGGGAAGATTCTCGAGATAGAGATTTTGATTATGATCGGTATAACTATGATTCTGACCATGAAAGAAGCAAAGGGGAAGGTAGTTGGCGAAGACGTGGATCTCATGATCGTGATCATGAAAAGAGGGGTTTAAGCAGGGAAAAAGATCAAAGCCCATACAAACAGCGTGAGCGCTCCCGTTCCCGAGGCTTTGATGATCGGTCTAGATCAAGATCTCCTCGAAGTAGAAGTCGTAGAAGTCATAGAGAGGATAGCTATGATGATGTGCGGTATGATAGAAATGATAGGCGGTGGGATTATGATCATGATGAAAAACGATATAACGACTCTTTTGTG GCTCCATCTGCTACAATTATTGTGAAGGGTCTATCGCAAAAGACAACTGAAGAAGATTTATATCAAATTCTT GCTGAATGGGGACCACTTCGTCATGTACGCGTTATTAAAGAGAGAAATTCTGGAGTCTCTCGTGGTTTTGCTTTTATTGACTTCCCTGACATG GATGCTGCACGTAAGATGATGGATGGCATGGGAGATAATGGTCTAGTAATTGATGGAAGGAAGCTCTTCTTTGAGTATAG TAAGCCAACTGGTGGGACTGGTGCACCTTCTTCAGGACAGGAAAACATGGTTAAATCAAGTCAGGGGCATGGGAAAAACATTACTGCACCATGTGATTGGATGTGCCTCATCTGCGGCTGTTTAAATTTTGCACGGAGAACATCCTGTTTCCAG tGCAATGAGGCACGTACCAATGATGCTCCTCCAGCTGATGTAGCAAGCACCTATCCAGCACCATCAGGGAAGAGGGGTTCAGATCTAG gtCCTACTCATGTTTTAGTTGTACGGGGGTTAGATGAAAATGCAGATGAAGAAATTCTTCGCTATGAATTTGCCAAACATGCTCCTATTAAG GATCTTCGCCTTGTCAGAGATAAATTCACCCATGTGTCTCGGGGatttgcttttgtgcattttcacTCG GTTGAAGATGCAACTAAAGCTCTTGAAGCGACAAATGGAACAACCCTGGAGAAGAACGGTCAACTCTTACGTGTAGCATATGCCAAAAGTATTCATGGACCTGGATCAGGAGTTCCACAATCAAGCAGTCTTGCAGCAGCTGCTATTGAGGCGGCGACATTTGCTCAACAG TATGATGCTGTTGGCTGGGCACCGAAGGAGTACAAACCAGATCAGAAACAATCTACATCTGGGTATGTGCAAGGTAATACAGAAGCTCAGAAAGGTGGTTCTGCACCACAATCTGGTTTTGTGTGGGATGAGAAATCTGGCTATTATTATGATGCTGCCTCTGGCTTCTATTATGATGGAAATACTG GTCTTTACTATGATGGGAACAATGGGGTTTGGTATTCTTTTGATAATCAAACTCAGCAGTATGTACCTTGTAACGAGCAGAGTAATAACAAGGCAGCTGGAGATGCGACTGATGAAACTTCAAAGATAGCAGACGGAACCACAAGCAAAAAAGTAGTGATATCTGCACCTACAACTACTGTGAAATCAAGTGTAAAAGCTTCATTGCCAGATGCAGTTCAGGCTGCTGCAACAGCAGCTTTAGCAgcagagaagaaagaaaaagaaaaatctagAGAGATAAAGTTGGCATCCAAAACTAGCCTTTTAGCAAATAAGAAGAAGATGAATAATGTTCTGGCAATGTGGAAGCAAAGAAACCATGAGGGGCAGGCTGCACGTGTAGTTCTTGATGATAAGGAGCCATCAAATTTGACCAGTGATAAATCAAACAGTACTTACTTTGCACCTGGAGCATCAACTACAAAAAACAAGATAAAAATTGATTCTGCAAATTTGAATAGCTCAACTTTTGCATCTTCATCTACTAGCCGTGGGGCTGTTCAGGTTATCACTTCTGAAGCACTGGACACTGATTCACAGATTAAGCCAAGACCCATCAGTAGTTCGGGGGGCACAATCATGGGTGTTATTAGAGGTTCAGGAAAAGGCATTATAAAGTCTGATTCAACTTTTCCTGTCTCTGGCACTGGAGGTACATCACTAACTACTGCAACGGCATACCCAACAGAAGCAAAATCTGCTACCACACCCTTCAAGACTGATGCATCAGCACTAGGTTCATATGCATCATCTTCATCTGCTGGACGTGGTAAACGCAGGTTTTCGGAGGCACCAGTGCAATTGACTTCCAGAGATCAACCTCAGACAACTTATAGAGATAGAgcagctgaaagaagaaatcttTATGGTTCGTCAACTTCGATAGGGGATGATTCGTTAGACATGGGATATGGGGATCCAA ACTGTGATAACCCGTTTCGAAAGGGTTCTTTGTCGGTAACGGGGGCAATGCCCTTTCCCCCTGGAGTTGGGGGACTGACTGCTGGTGATACAAGCGATATTGAGAATTATGAAGTGATTACCTCTGATCGAGCCCTTGATGAAAACAATGTGGGAAACCGGATGCTTCGCAATATGGGTTGGCAAGAAGGACTGGTACCTCACTTTCTCTTGCCTAATTTTATTCTGTATTTTATCATCTCACGAGCTATGTATTGCTTGGCACTTCTGTGTTGGAAGTATAAGATATATTCCCCATTTAAGGGTCAATTCCATCATACTCCCCAGATAGCTTTTCACCTATCCGTTAAAGTTAATATGAAATTGTGGGATTTACCAACTTATGCATATAGATGA
- the LOC121997224 gene encoding SUPPRESSOR OF ABI3-5-like isoform X1: MDPGRYGRQQGWDTNSALEGYGPAHEQDFRSGGSYGGGRRFLSDGFPRDSGYPRNSFHHDMLDRDIYPPPHVPGVWSHPRRNFDEEYALIRDSRRNVEPYHDVDNFGDPTSYREANSFHDVDKFRDRYRSMERYNDADSYHDYRYDKHGRFGDRDREEVCNDYEVRHHTSHRNREDSRDRDFDYDRYNYDSDHERSKGEGSWRRRGSHDRDHEKRGLSREKDQSPYKQRERSRSRGFDDRSRSRSPRSRSRRSHREDSYDDVRYDRNDRRWDYDHDEKRYNDSFVAPSATIIVKGLSQKTTEEDLYQILAEWGPLRHVRVIKERNSGVSRGFAFIDFPDMDAARKMMDGMGDNGLVIDGRKLFFEYSSKPTGGTGAPSSGQENMVKSSQGHGKNITAPCDWMCLICGCLNFARRTSCFQCNEARTNDAPPADVASTYPAPSGKRGSDLGPTHVLVVRGLDENADEEILRYEFAKHAPIKDLRLVRDKFTHVSRGFAFVHFHSVEDATKALEATNGTTLEKNGQLLRVAYAKSIHGPGSGVPQSSSLAAAAIEAATFAQQYDAVGWAPKEYKPDQKQSTSGYVQGNTEAQKGGSAPQSGFVWDEKSGYYYDAASGFYYDGNTGLYYDGNNGVWYSFDNQTQQYVPCNEQSNNKAAGDATDETSKIADGTTSKKVVISAPTTTVKSSVKASLPDAVQAAATAALAAEKKEKEKSREIKLASKTSLLANKKKMNNVLAMWKQRNHEGQAARVVLDDKEPSNLTSDKSNSTYFAPGASTTKNKIKIDSANLNSSTFASSSTSRGAVQVITSEALDTDSQIKPRPISSSGGTIMGVIRGSGKGIIKSDSTFPVSGTGGTSLTTATAYPTEAKSATTPFKTDASALGSYASSSSAGRGKRRFSEAPVQLTSRDQPQTTYRDRAAERRNLYGSSTSIGDDSLDMGYGDPNCDNPFRKGSLSVTGAMPFPPGVGGLTAGDTSDIENYEVITSDRALDENNVGNRMLRNMGWQEGLVPHFLLPNFILYFIISRAMYCLALLCWKYKIYSPFKGQFHHTPQIAFHLSVKVNMKLWDLPTYAYR, encoded by the exons ATGGATCCTGGGCGTTATGGTCGGCAACAAGGATGGGATACTAACAGC GCCTTAGAGGGGTATGGTCCTGCCCATGAGCAAGATTTCAG GTCTGGTGGATCCTATGGTGGTGGTAGGAGGTTCTTATCAGATGGATTCCCCAGGGATTCTGGTTATCCAAGGAACTCCTTCCATCATGACATGCTTGATAGGGATATTTATCCACCACCACATGTTCCTGGTGTCTGGTCTCATCCTAGAAGAAATTTTGATGAAGAATATGCACTCATCAGGGATTCAAGAAGGAATGTTGAGCCATATCATGATGTGGATAATTTTGGTGATCCAACAAGTTATCGTGAAGCCAATTCTTTTCATGATGTTGATAAGTTTCGTGATAGGTATCGTAGCATGGAAAGATACAATGATGCTGATAGTTATCACGATTATAGATATGATAAACATGGTAGGTTTGGGGATAGGGACCGAGAAGAAGTCTGCAATGACTATGAAGTGAGGCATCATACGTCTCATCGAAATAGGGAAGATTCTCGAGATAGAGATTTTGATTATGATCGGTATAACTATGATTCTGACCATGAAAGAAGCAAAGGGGAAGGTAGTTGGCGAAGACGTGGATCTCATGATCGTGATCATGAAAAGAGGGGTTTAAGCAGGGAAAAAGATCAAAGCCCATACAAACAGCGTGAGCGCTCCCGTTCCCGAGGCTTTGATGATCGGTCTAGATCAAGATCTCCTCGAAGTAGAAGTCGTAGAAGTCATAGAGAGGATAGCTATGATGATGTGCGGTATGATAGAAATGATAGGCGGTGGGATTATGATCATGATGAAAAACGATATAACGACTCTTTTGTG GCTCCATCTGCTACAATTATTGTGAAGGGTCTATCGCAAAAGACAACTGAAGAAGATTTATATCAAATTCTT GCTGAATGGGGACCACTTCGTCATGTACGCGTTATTAAAGAGAGAAATTCTGGAGTCTCTCGTGGTTTTGCTTTTATTGACTTCCCTGACATG GATGCTGCACGTAAGATGATGGATGGCATGGGAGATAATGGTCTAGTAATTGATGGAAGGAAGCTCTTCTTTGAGTATAG TAGTAAGCCAACTGGTGGGACTGGTGCACCTTCTTCAGGACAGGAAAACATGGTTAAATCAAGTCAGGGGCATGGGAAAAACATTACTGCACCATGTGATTGGATGTGCCTCATCTGCGGCTGTTTAAATTTTGCACGGAGAACATCCTGTTTCCAG tGCAATGAGGCACGTACCAATGATGCTCCTCCAGCTGATGTAGCAAGCACCTATCCAGCACCATCAGGGAAGAGGGGTTCAGATCTAG gtCCTACTCATGTTTTAGTTGTACGGGGGTTAGATGAAAATGCAGATGAAGAAATTCTTCGCTATGAATTTGCCAAACATGCTCCTATTAAG GATCTTCGCCTTGTCAGAGATAAATTCACCCATGTGTCTCGGGGatttgcttttgtgcattttcacTCG GTTGAAGATGCAACTAAAGCTCTTGAAGCGACAAATGGAACAACCCTGGAGAAGAACGGTCAACTCTTACGTGTAGCATATGCCAAAAGTATTCATGGACCTGGATCAGGAGTTCCACAATCAAGCAGTCTTGCAGCAGCTGCTATTGAGGCGGCGACATTTGCTCAACAG TATGATGCTGTTGGCTGGGCACCGAAGGAGTACAAACCAGATCAGAAACAATCTACATCTGGGTATGTGCAAGGTAATACAGAAGCTCAGAAAGGTGGTTCTGCACCACAATCTGGTTTTGTGTGGGATGAGAAATCTGGCTATTATTATGATGCTGCCTCTGGCTTCTATTATGATGGAAATACTG GTCTTTACTATGATGGGAACAATGGGGTTTGGTATTCTTTTGATAATCAAACTCAGCAGTATGTACCTTGTAACGAGCAGAGTAATAACAAGGCAGCTGGAGATGCGACTGATGAAACTTCAAAGATAGCAGACGGAACCACAAGCAAAAAAGTAGTGATATCTGCACCTACAACTACTGTGAAATCAAGTGTAAAAGCTTCATTGCCAGATGCAGTTCAGGCTGCTGCAACAGCAGCTTTAGCAgcagagaagaaagaaaaagaaaaatctagAGAGATAAAGTTGGCATCCAAAACTAGCCTTTTAGCAAATAAGAAGAAGATGAATAATGTTCTGGCAATGTGGAAGCAAAGAAACCATGAGGGGCAGGCTGCACGTGTAGTTCTTGATGATAAGGAGCCATCAAATTTGACCAGTGATAAATCAAACAGTACTTACTTTGCACCTGGAGCATCAACTACAAAAAACAAGATAAAAATTGATTCTGCAAATTTGAATAGCTCAACTTTTGCATCTTCATCTACTAGCCGTGGGGCTGTTCAGGTTATCACTTCTGAAGCACTGGACACTGATTCACAGATTAAGCCAAGACCCATCAGTAGTTCGGGGGGCACAATCATGGGTGTTATTAGAGGTTCAGGAAAAGGCATTATAAAGTCTGATTCAACTTTTCCTGTCTCTGGCACTGGAGGTACATCACTAACTACTGCAACGGCATACCCAACAGAAGCAAAATCTGCTACCACACCCTTCAAGACTGATGCATCAGCACTAGGTTCATATGCATCATCTTCATCTGCTGGACGTGGTAAACGCAGGTTTTCGGAGGCACCAGTGCAATTGACTTCCAGAGATCAACCTCAGACAACTTATAGAGATAGAgcagctgaaagaagaaatcttTATGGTTCGTCAACTTCGATAGGGGATGATTCGTTAGACATGGGATATGGGGATCCAA ACTGTGATAACCCGTTTCGAAAGGGTTCTTTGTCGGTAACGGGGGCAATGCCCTTTCCCCCTGGAGTTGGGGGACTGACTGCTGGTGATACAAGCGATATTGAGAATTATGAAGTGATTACCTCTGATCGAGCCCTTGATGAAAACAATGTGGGAAACCGGATGCTTCGCAATATGGGTTGGCAAGAAGGACTGGTACCTCACTTTCTCTTGCCTAATTTTATTCTGTATTTTATCATCTCACGAGCTATGTATTGCTTGGCACTTCTGTGTTGGAAGTATAAGATATATTCCCCATTTAAGGGTCAATTCCATCATACTCCCCAGATAGCTTTTCACCTATCCGTTAAAGTTAATATGAAATTGTGGGATTTACCAACTTATGCATATAGATGA